GATTGGTAAAACTATTCAAAGCAGCATGAAACTGCAGGTTAACACCAGTTAGAAGCACTGAACAAACCTTCTTCAAAAATGCTAGATTCTGACGGTTCAGTCTGCAAAGATGACTCTGTAGGTCCCTTCCAGAATTCATTTAGCCAGTCATTGAACATTGTGTTTTTTGCAGCCTGTTTCCATGTGTCCATCATTTTGTTCTGCTCATCCTGAGTAAGAGCAGAAGTTACCCAAGGTAACATAGATTGCAGCACTTCAGCACCAGTAGTACCAATTATGCGGCCAACTATTTTATCTTGCTCTTGAACAGAAATATGCTTCCCAAACAATGGCCATAATTCAAGTTCTTCTCTGAAAATATGGTGATCAAGAGTAACCCTTATTGATTTGCACATTCCTTGCAGCTTAGTAGCTAGCTCAGCATACTTTACCATACAATCATCATCATGTGCAACAGAAATCTCCATATTGCTTCCAGCTGAAGCCTCCATTAAGTGGGCCCTATGCAAGTTTTCATGAAGTCCTGAAAGCTCAGATAGAATACATGAAAtatcttcaaataatttttcctCTTGCTTATGGTCCAGCATGTATGAATGACTCACATTATGAAGTGCCTCTTTGGATTCTAACGCTGGGAAAACAATATCATCCTCAGCATTACTATGAGCTCGGTATAATCCCCATAGCAAACGGAATCTTCCGATAAACTGCTGAAGAAGTGCCTCATCACAATCCCCAAGCTTCCCAGATTCAATATCCAGATACTCCAAGTCTTTGCGTATAgctttatgaaatttaaatatcgTATCAATTGGTCGTTCTACATAGTCAATGTCAGAGGAACTATTATCTGTTTCCCAGACAAAAAGACTGGAATTAAGGGCTGGAACAGAGGAGCTGAAAGACAAGGACCGCAAAGACTTGGCAGAAGAAAGAGAACTAAAACCTAGATTATTGCTATTAACTCCTAAACCTGGGACACAACAAACCCGATTAGTGCAAGATGGTTTATTGGAACTTGGAGTGTCTGAGGAGTTGGGGGCATCGCTATTTTTGCATGACACTGAAATGTTTCTTTTGACTGCCCTTTTGATGTTGTCTTCATGAACTGATACACAGTTATTACTAGAACAAAATACAGAAGCACATGCATAGCATGATGCAACATCTTCTTCAATATCAGAGAAATTTTTAGCTGGACAACAGCCTATTGCACTTGACAAGCATGCGCCCTGGCTACGTCCCTTGCAAGCCCAGCCAGTGAAAAGTGTCACCAATGCAGCATCTGTCGATGGAGCTGAATCAAAATAACCACAAATCCTGAgaaaatttatgtaattgtgtGACTTCATCAAATAGAATACATCTCATTAGAACTATGAAGGACATGGATACAGAACCTGCTGACTGCATGTTCTTCAGAAAATTCTTGGCCTCAACTTCAGTTAGAGTCCCCACCAACCATGGCAAAACACGTTCAATCAATTTCAGTGGCATCACACACAAGCTTTGGTATAAAAGATCCTGTTGCCTTTTGAAGCTAAAGTGCTTTCGGGCAAGTGGAAGAACCTAGACATGCAAAAAGACTTAGCAGATGGTCTTCAAGAATTAAAGGAGATGTTTGGTGCTGCAGTTTTTTAATCAAGGTCATTTACTAAAAGTCCATtgagaaaatagtattttaagcTTAACATTTGAAGAAAAAGCAGATAAACACAGTAGTTTCTAATTAGAGCACCTCCATAAATTATCACATACCAACTCCCACAAACAGCTCATTCTAACTTGGTCATACTTCAATACTAAAAGAACCTAAAGTTCACTATTCACAGACTACCAAACATCCCCAAAGAAACTATAACATCAACAAGGAAACCTCACCTGAACTTCCTCATTGTAGAAGTGCTTTTCTATAGTCTCTATTATCTGATCAGCATGTGAGCACAACTTTGCATAAAACTCAGCAGCTGAATTAGAATTTGCACCTGATCTTTGGATACCTTCAATCAAGCTTCTAAATGCATTAAATTGACTTTCTTCTTCAGCATGCTCTTGGAAGAAAGAGAACTCTCCATCTACTGCAGGAAATATGACCTTGTCCTCAGCAATGCTGTAAATAGAGAAGGATAAATGCTTCAAATTAGACAGTTTACTGGACAATTCATACATTAAAAATTCAGTAATCTCGGATGCTTAGAAATACAGCCTTGTGTCCAAAAAAAATCCACAAAGAAAGCAGCCTAATTATTTCCTAGCAGCTTTGCTCAAATTAGCTATTGTGTAGCCCAAAATTTGTGTTCCTTGTCCAGATTATTCAAGAATGCCTCTGGAGTAAACATAAAATGagaaatacataaataaaggTGGAAAAATTTGGGGGGTACAGGTATAGTGTCGTCATCATGCAACAACACCTCTTTGCCACTACAACATCGTCGAAAGCACTCGCAATGAATTTGAGAACAAAGTCCTTTCTTTTCTGTACATTCAACTATGTACTATCTCTAAAGTATGAAAAGAGGACAGCTAGATTATGTTGTAATGATGAAACTGAAAAAACAAGATATCTCATTATCTGCCACATTAAACCTCAGAAAGGAAGTACCTATGGAAGATGCAAACTTCAGCAATGAATTGCAACCGATCATCAAAGGTCGATAGATTTGTAAAATCCCCAGAAGATTGTATCTTTCTAGCTTCCTCAGCTAACTTATTTAACTCTCTTTTAATAGCATTATGCCAAAgcaatatttcatttattggATGTGTTCTCACAGGATCTGAAGCATCATCACTTGATTCCAAATATTTCCTTTTCCCAATCTTGTATTGCTCACATGCACAGGTCATATGATCCAATTCATGAGTTATTGTGCTAGCAGCAGAATTTGCACAGCATTCATCCTGAGGATTATCAAGAGCTGTCTTCTCGTGATTCCCCCCTTCCATCCAGGTGAAAATAATCTTCAACAACACTTTTAATTAGTCATCCGTTTTTTAGAGAAATACATCCAAacaaataatgataaattgCTACATGAAAAGTGAATATTTACCTGCTGAAGAAGCTTCTCTTCTGGAATTATCTTGCTTAAACAGTTGCACATGTCTTGGCGTTCGATAGGTGAAAGAGAAGATGATAACCATGGCAGAAACTCTGCCATCATGTTCACAGGAATGCTGCATACAAACTGCCACATTAGAGATGCCTGCTCTTCAAGAGAGAACTTCTCAACAAGCAAGGGAAAGACCTGACATGATTAAGGAGAAAACCAAAAAGCAATTAAAAGGTTAAATCAAGAAGCAGTTAAAAGGTTTCTGTTTTATCAGCACCAGAATCAGTAGCCTAAATAGAGATTTTGGAGTCAATAATATTGTGAGACCATGAATAATTTTGGCCAAAATCTATAAGCAGAACCCCTGATGCCAGTTTAGTGCTGGTATAccataaaataaatgtaaacTTCCACATTGATAATCAGAGTTCAAAACAAGaaatgtataaattatataaattttaaacagTCAAGGAATGggtcaaaattttcccaagtAGAGGGTCAATAAAATGTTGTTCCTGGTAAACCGAAAGCAGATGCAATAAGAAATAGTTGGATATAATGCTATAGCACAAGAGTGGTAACTGAGAACGTTAAATATATGGCAAACCATAGAGCAAGGGGCAaaagctctaaaataaaatctaagtGCAACGGCCATAATGTGATGAAAGTCGTTAATGGTTTTAATGGCTGTTAAGGTTGTAATTCGGAGAGGGGCATTGTGTAACAACCTCTAACAAAGTAATAGCCAGAAATTTCACCATTTAATCATTCATCCATAAATGACATTTCTGCAGTTACACCAAAAATCTTCTTGatatttataagttataaTGTTTGTGAACTTGAATGGACAAACAAAAATATGCAATGTGTTTCAGAGCTGCTGTTTATATATCATCCTACACAAACTTTAGcaaattattttgaaacagaaaaaagaataaaatgatgagtaattcaatatatatttatatggtcagatttttttaaatttacttattttcttaaatttagtTGATAAACCAAACACCCAACAGAAATGATGACCATGCTTGCTGCTACTATCCAGATAGATCAGATTAGTAGTAAACACTTTTCGACCATAAATACATTCCTATTCTATTTGAATCCTTCTTTTATCCTTTTATGTAACTGCGAAAATACATGCTATTACTTGCTGTGCAGAACAAATTATTTCATAGAGTACATGCTTTTACTTAGATGAGAGACACATATTACGTCAGGATTAGATAATAGAATTGCAAAATAAAGCATCACCTGTTCCTCTTCCTTTGCCAAGTGCTGAATAAGTGATGTCTGCAGGGCTCCTGTGCAAGATGCTAATTCCTTTGGGAAGCTTTCATCATTTTGCTTATAACTATTGAGCAGCTCAAATAATTGAGCAAAAAGACTGCTTTCACCCTTGTGTTCAAGTGAGTACGCTTGTGCCACATTCTTGACACGTATGTCAAGAGCTGGAAAAATAACCTGCATTTTCCAAAATATCAGGCTGGCATTACTACTATCTTGTATCAACTGCTTCAGggattcaaaaaagaaatgacaTCAATTCACAGGTTGCAGTCAATTGGTTCATACTGATTGCATCTAAGAGTTCAAAAGAGCCTCTCCAGATCAGTCTTTTCAAAAGTAGCAAGCAGTTGACAGTTGTAAAAGGGTTCCCTTTCATGGATCAGTCAAAGTTAAGTTCTAATGCAATGAGTAAATTTTTGTAAGCATGCAAAATTTCACATTTTGTGTTTtgtagaaatcatattaataatttttctgctCTTGATGCATGAATGCTCAGGATGCAAATATGTAACATAATCATGATTTGTGTGGCCGTCTTTTTTACTGTAatcaaatttgatatattCACATTTTCTAATAATCAGTCAGACACAGGACACAACATAGTCAGAAGGGCAACATCTTAACTACTAAGATTTTGTCTACCCTAACAGCATTATCtgctaagaaaaaaaacttgtGCCGCATACTTCGAAAAGTGAATATCCACTTAGGCTGCAACAAAATCAGACCCACAAGATGATTGCCCTAGCTTCACAAACTATTACTAGAGCTATCACATATCATGTCATTTGAACATCTCTGAGTTGTTAAATTTAGTGGAATTTTCCCTACAAGTCTTGGTCCTAACAAAGAAGAAGTATCCAAAATTCTTCACCCCCAAGACAACATTTAAACATCTAGAAAATACAGTAAGATGTATGTATGAAAATGCAACAAGCACACTTCTTTTAGAGGGAAAACTACCAATATTCTATTCGACCacttagaaagaaaaatactttaaacaaaataCCTAATAGCAtggggatatatttatttaaaacttcAACCATGAGCACAGGCAAATCGAGCCGTAAGTATACTGAAATACTCTCCCCAACCCCCCACCCAATGTTTGGAAAGtctaaaaatgcaaaaattcAACTCAAATTAAATGCTATTAATTCAGTTCTCATATTTTGCGAGTTCATAGTTGGTAAAAACTTTTcacatttcaaattaataagaaaaacaagagATTTTGTAACCAAGGACATTTTAAGAGAAATGAAATAACGCCAAAGT
The Ricinus communis isolate WT05 ecotype wild-type chromosome 1, ASM1957865v1, whole genome shotgun sequence DNA segment above includes these coding regions:
- the LOC8277661 gene encoding zinc finger protein BRUTUS codes for the protein MATPLPELQRGEGMMLSKVEPNNNNNTSKGGRRRRCCCAESKNDDQIKSPILIFLYFHKAICNELDSLHQLALAFATGHPVDLGSLFERYHFIRMIYNHHSNAEDEVIFPALDIRVKNVAQAYSLEHKGESSLFAQLFELLNSYKQNDESFPKELASCTGALQTSLIQHLAKEEEQVFPLLVEKFSLEEQASLMWQFVCSIPVNMMAEFLPWLSSSLSPIERQDMCNCLSKIIPEEKLLQQIIFTWMEGGNHEKTALDNPQDECCANSAASTITHELDHMTCACEQYKIGKRKYLESSDDASDPVRTHPINEILLWHNAIKRELNKLAEEARKIQSSGDFTNLSTFDDRLQFIAEVCIFHSIAEDKVIFPAVDGEFSFFQEHAEEESQFNAFRSLIEGIQRSGANSNSAAEFYAKLCSHADQIIETIEKHFYNEEVQVLPLARKHFSFKRQQDLLYQSLCVMPLKLIERVLPWLVGTLTEVEAKNFLKNMQSAAPSTDAALVTLFTGWACKGRSQGACLSSAIGCCPAKNFSDIEEDVASCYACASVFCSSNNCVSVHEDNIKRAVKRNISVSCKNSDAPNSSDTPSSNKPSCTNRVCCVPGLGVNSNNLGFSSLSSAKSLRSLSFSSSVPALNSSLFVWETDNSSSDIDYVERPIDTIFKFHKAIRKDLEYLDIESGKLGDCDEALLQQFIGRFRLLWGLYRAHSNAEDDIVFPALESKEALHNVSHSYMLDHKQEEKLFEDISCILSELSGLHENLHRAHLMEASAGSNMEISVAHDDDCMVKYAELATKLQGMCKSIRVTLDHHIFREELELWPLFGKHISVQEQDKIVGRIIGTTGAEVLQSMLPWVTSALTQDEQNKMMDTWKQAAKNTMFNDWLNEFWKGPTESSLQTEPSESSIFEEAKEFKDSLDPTDQMFKPGWKNIFRMNENELESEIRKVYRDSTLDPRRKAYLVQNLLTSRWIAAQQKLPQTTSDETSNDDDVMECSPSYRDHENQVFGCEHYKRNCKLRAACCGKLFTCRFCHDKASDHSMDRKATSEMMCMRCLKIQAVGPFCTTPACDGLSMAKYYCNICKFFDDERTIYHCPFCNLCRVGKGLGIDYFHCMTCNCCLGIKAVNHKCLEKGLETNCPICCDFLFTSSETVRALPCGHYMHSACFQAYTCSHYTCPICSKSLGDMAVYFGMLDALLAAEELPEEYRECFQDILCNDCDRKGTARFHWLYHKCGSCGSYNTRVIKSGMAKPNSSASHQ